From the genome of Sphingobacterium sp. UGAL515B_05:
AACAAGTTCGTGACAATTCCACAACACCGCTCTTTTAGCTGTGTAATTATAAACTAAATCGTATTTAGCCTAGGCTGATAAAATATTTTTGTATACAATTTTACTTATTTTTTGTATATTTATTTTTATTCAACTACATTTGACTAACCAAATAAATCAAAGGAATAACCGTAGATCCTATATGAAAAAACAAACCTATATTTGGCTTGTATCGCTGATCCCGCTACTATCCTCCTGTTCTTCCGAGACGGAAAGGGAAAGTAAGCCAATAAATAACATCCAACTGGAGCACAGCATACTATCGCTATCAAAAGAAGCTACAAAACTCCATGTGCCATGGGATTTACAATATGACCGGATCAACGATGCCATTCTGTTTTCTGAAATTGGAGGAAGTATACGAAAACTGGATACTAAAACAAAAGCTGTTACTTTAGTGGACAGCCTCACCGACGTTTACCACCAGCGCACGTTGGGACTATTGGGAATGGCACTGTATCAACCCGAACAGCAACAGGCCTATCTTTACCTTTCTTACACCAGCAAAAAGGACAGTCTCATTTTCTCCAACTTATACCGCTACGATTATAGTCCGGTGGGCAAGTTGTCAAACCCAAAATTGCTTTTACAGATTCCTGGAAACACCGGACACAACGGTTCGAGGGTTATTGTTTCGACAGACAAAAAAGTATATTGGGCTACAGGAGATGCAGCAAGTGATACCTTTGCGCAAGACAGCACCTCATTAAATGGCAAAATCTTACGCCTCAATCTCGACGGGAGCATCCCAAAAGACAATCCAATTGCAAACAGCTATGTCTATGCATGGGGATTTCGGAACATGCAGGGACTTACCCATGATGCAAAAGGCTTAATTTACACATCCGAACATGGCGATGCCATCGAGGATGAAATTAACCTGATCCAACCCCTAAAAAATTATGGCTGGCCGCAGATCGAAGGTATGATTGATACGGAAAAGGAAAAAACTATTGCCAAAAACTCCCCAAGACAGGAGCCTATTAAATCGTGGACTCCGGTCGTTGCACCATCCGGTATGGCGTATTACAGTTCCAATGTTATCCCTGAATGGCAACATAGTCTATTGCTCGCGACTTTAAAAAATCAGTCTTTACGTATCCTAAAATTATCCGCCGATGGTCAACAGATCATCGATGAGAAGATCCTATTCAAAGATCAACTTGGCCGGCTAAGATCCGTATTGACCTTACCCAATGGAGACATTTACTTCTGTTCAAGCAACCGTGACTGGAATCCGCAAAGGGGATTTCCAAAACCCGATGACGATGTGATCTATCGTCTCCGTATTACCGATAAAGCCTCTGCACCAATGATTAAACCCCTTGCAGCCAACACGGCCAACTCCCCTGCCAAAAGTGGTCAGGCATTATACGAAGCCTATTGCGCATCTTGTCATAAAGCAGATGGAAAGGGACTTACAAATACCTTTCCCCCATTAGCCAATTCATCTCTTGTCAAAGGCGACCCAGCACCGCTATTGCAGGTTATCCTCCATGGACTGAAAGACAAAACAATAAACAACGTCAAATACGAAAGTGCAATGCCATCTTTTTCATTCCTGAAAAATGAAGAGGTCATTGAAATCACCAATTATATCCGCACACACTTTGGAAATTCTGCCCCTAAAATCAACCAACAGCATTTAACCTCATTACGATAAATTTCATGGAAAATAACCTCGAGCCAAAACCCTCTTTATTGAAAAGTTGGCTATCCATCTTGGGTCCAGGCATCATTACCGCCGCCCTGGTTTTCGGGCCCAGCAAAATGACCATCACATCAAAAATGGGTGCAGACTATGGCTTCTCTCTATTATGGGTTGTCGTCGTCGCCATCTTTTTTATGATGGTTTTCACCAATATGGCGGCACGTATCGGTATCGCGAGAGACGAATCTTTACTTGTTTTAATTCGCCAGAAATTTGGTAAAACAACATCCATCATCATTGGCCTCGGAATCTTCCTC
Proteins encoded in this window:
- a CDS encoding PQQ-dependent sugar dehydrogenase; the protein is MKKQTYIWLVSLIPLLSSCSSETERESKPINNIQLEHSILSLSKEATKLHVPWDLQYDRINDAILFSEIGGSIRKLDTKTKAVTLVDSLTDVYHQRTLGLLGMALYQPEQQQAYLYLSYTSKKDSLIFSNLYRYDYSPVGKLSNPKLLLQIPGNTGHNGSRVIVSTDKKVYWATGDAASDTFAQDSTSLNGKILRLNLDGSIPKDNPIANSYVYAWGFRNMQGLTHDAKGLIYTSEHGDAIEDEINLIQPLKNYGWPQIEGMIDTEKEKTIAKNSPRQEPIKSWTPVVAPSGMAYYSSNVIPEWQHSLLLATLKNQSLRILKLSADGQQIIDEKILFKDQLGRLRSVLTLPNGDIYFCSSNRDWNPQRGFPKPDDDVIYRLRITDKASAPMIKPLAANTANSPAKSGQALYEAYCASCHKADGKGLTNTFPPLANSSLVKGDPAPLLQVILHGLKDKTINNVKYESAMPSFSFLKNEEVIEITNYIRTHFGNSAPKINQQHLTSLR